From the Nonlabens marinus S1-08 genome, one window contains:
- a CDS encoding class I SAM-dependent methyltransferase, with product MNSPISHKEALKIDSFKAQQIIKLYEDQIKLDVSRHFKGIENIDLYECAQTGYRFYYPFSTIGDAQFYKDLAHVRSNYYSTRWEHKQIAARIDREESVLEIGSGYGIFLTLLKERGVHDVTGIELSAHAAQHCSDKGLPVFQQTVEQVAGKNKLYDVVCAFQVLEHITDVHSFLSACLAVLHPGGRLILGVPNNNPFLFKNDKYHTLNLPPHHAGLWSGDSLKALSDILDMTAVSLSYEPLSYCMQAYISSQITNSRNPLRKSIFISGQKVLGRHFGKLVNKVEKGRNVLAVFKKVDHG from the coding sequence ATGAATAGTCCTATATCACATAAAGAAGCTCTTAAGATTGATAGTTTTAAAGCCCAACAGATTATAAAGTTGTACGAAGACCAAATCAAACTAGATGTTTCTAGACATTTTAAGGGCATTGAGAATATAGATCTTTATGAATGTGCGCAAACGGGCTATAGATTTTATTATCCTTTTTCAACCATAGGCGATGCACAATTCTATAAGGACCTGGCACACGTGCGCAGCAATTATTATTCTACCAGGTGGGAACACAAACAGATAGCGGCTAGGATTGATAGGGAAGAATCTGTCCTAGAAATAGGCTCTGGATATGGAATCTTTTTAACTTTGCTTAAGGAGCGTGGTGTTCACGATGTGACAGGAATTGAATTAAGTGCCCACGCCGCTCAGCATTGTTCGGATAAAGGCTTGCCAGTTTTCCAGCAAACAGTGGAGCAAGTAGCAGGAAAAAATAAATTATACGATGTGGTCTGTGCTTTTCAAGTTCTTGAACACATCACAGACGTACATTCATTCTTGAGCGCATGTCTAGCAGTGCTCCACCCTGGTGGTAGATTGATTTTAGGGGTACCCAACAATAATCCATTTTTATTTAAAAATGACAAGTATCATACACTCAATTTGCCGCCACACCATGCCGGTTTATGGTCTGGTGATTCTTTGAAAGCTCTCAGTGATATTTTAGATATGACAGCAGTATCTTTGTCTTATGAACCATTGTCCTATTGTATGCAGGCTTATATATCAAGTCAGATTACCAATAGCCGCAATCCTTTAAGAAAATCAATCTTTATTTCAGGACAAAAAGTTCTAGGAAGACATTTCGGTAAACTCGTAAATAAAGTAGAAAAAGGTAGAAATGTACTTGCGGTATTTAAAAAAGTAGATCATGGATAA
- a CDS encoding O-methyltransferase, which translates to MVLHQLKHYVLHRLKSIHLHGIHSPFVFALNRECLQDQSHYAAYDKIVRFRESVNNHPQQLQIEDHGAGSKRLHDDIRTSRDILKNNCSSFKRTKLLYRLAYHLKAKRVLELGTSLGIGTHALALAADQVTSIEGSREVWKFAKEKLQETDFQNIELILGTFSDFFDGELALKPSGTYDLIFMDGHHDGNATLEYFENLLPYCHSNTVIVVDDIHWSSGMTKAWKKLTSHPQVTASINTFQWGLLFLRKEQFQQAFYVKL; encoded by the coding sequence ATGGTGCTTCACCAACTCAAACATTACGTTCTACACAGACTCAAATCCATTCACCTGCACGGGATCCACTCGCCATTTGTATTTGCTTTGAATCGGGAGTGTTTGCAAGATCAGTCTCATTATGCTGCTTATGATAAAATAGTTCGCTTTCGCGAAAGCGTAAACAACCACCCGCAACAACTTCAAATTGAGGATCATGGCGCTGGTAGTAAACGATTGCACGACGACATCCGGACATCTAGAGACATTTTAAAGAATAATTGCAGTAGTTTCAAAAGAACCAAATTATTGTACCGCCTTGCTTATCATTTAAAGGCAAAACGTGTTTTGGAGCTGGGAACATCCTTAGGAATAGGGACACATGCTTTGGCCTTAGCCGCTGACCAGGTGACCAGCATTGAGGGTAGCCGGGAAGTTTGGAAATTTGCAAAAGAAAAATTGCAAGAAACTGACTTCCAAAATATTGAGTTAATCTTAGGAACCTTCAGTGATTTTTTTGACGGTGAATTAGCTCTTAAACCTTCAGGAACTTATGATCTTATTTTTATGGACGGTCATCACGATGGCAATGCTACACTAGAGTATTTTGAGAATTTGCTGCCCTATTGCCATTCAAATACGGTTATAGTTGTAGATGATATACATTGGTCCAGCGGAATGACCAAAGCGTGGAAGAAACTAACAAGCCATCCTCAAGTAACCGCAAGCATCAACACCTTCCAATGGGGCTTGTTATTCTTGAGAAAAGAACAGTTTCAACAAGCTTTTTACGTCAAATTGTAA
- a CDS encoding class I SAM-dependent methyltransferase — MDNFTRIPFNASNLDRYYIRTSIVKAIEDQLSVLSGKLLDIGCGKMPYKKFILEKSNVILYTGLDIEEAITYDAQVKPDYIWNGMNMPFEDNSYDCALGTEVLEHCPSPEIILNEVCRVLKPGGLFMGTVPFLWPLHEVPHDEYRFTPYALERHLHAAGFTAIEICATGGWHASMAQMLGLWTRRSGLSLRSRKVLSYIIKPIMSKLIKMDAGTPVSFKESQMITGLSFTAKK; from the coding sequence ATGGATAACTTTACCAGAATACCTTTTAATGCTAGCAATCTAGATAGATATTATATACGCACCTCTATTGTAAAAGCCATAGAAGATCAACTATCTGTATTAAGTGGTAAATTATTAGACATAGGCTGTGGTAAAATGCCATATAAGAAGTTCATACTAGAGAAAAGCAACGTAATCCTGTACACAGGTCTTGATATAGAAGAGGCAATTACTTACGATGCGCAAGTTAAACCAGATTATATCTGGAATGGTATGAATATGCCCTTTGAAGATAATTCCTATGACTGTGCTTTAGGGACAGAAGTTTTAGAGCACTGTCCGTCACCTGAAATAATACTTAACGAGGTATGTAGAGTTCTTAAGCCAGGCGGTCTTTTTATGGGTACCGTGCCTTTTCTTTGGCCATTACACGAGGTGCCACATGATGAATATCGTTTCACGCCTTATGCGTTGGAAAGGCACTTGCATGCAGCAGGATTTACTGCAATTGAGATCTGTGCAACAGGCGGCTGGCATGCATCAATGGCACAAATGCTGGGTCTATGGACAAGAAGATCTGGGTTGTCGCTTAGATCACGAAAGGTGTTGAGTTATATAATCAAGCCCATTATGTCTAAACTCATAAAAATGGACGCAGGCACACCAGTTAGTTTTAAAGAAAGCCAGATGATTACAGGACTAAGTTTTACAGCCAAAAAATGA
- a CDS encoding polysaccharide biosynthesis/export family protein produces the protein MRKATLVLIVGMLILTASCIPLNKITYLQESKSTATDSLMTARRLQPPYRLQVNDVLNITLANSPDPNLTLAFAPNAGEATSGAGTIGYGIDIRGDIRLPEIGKVKAIGLTTEELQEKIKDILLEKYFKQEEELFLTVKLAGISYTMVGEVTGTGQQSVQKEQINIIEAIAAGGGVPVTGDLTAVKIIRNYPDGVKVHKLDLTDLDVVYSPYYYIQPNDMIVVDPLPQKVIGTGTTGLSTFGTIVTVLSALVTSILLFTRL, from the coding sequence ATGCGTAAAGCAACGCTTGTACTGATAGTGGGAATGCTCATTTTAACCGCATCCTGCATTCCGCTTAATAAAATTACCTACTTACAAGAATCCAAGTCGACGGCCACTGATAGTTTGATGACCGCTAGACGGCTGCAACCACCTTATAGATTGCAGGTGAATGATGTGTTAAATATTACGTTAGCGAATAGTCCTGACCCAAATCTAACCCTTGCTTTCGCCCCTAATGCTGGAGAGGCAACAAGTGGTGCTGGTACTATAGGTTATGGGATAGATATTAGGGGAGACATACGGTTGCCCGAAATAGGGAAAGTGAAAGCCATTGGATTGACTACTGAAGAACTTCAAGAAAAGATCAAGGACATTTTACTGGAAAAATACTTTAAACAAGAAGAAGAACTGTTCTTAACCGTAAAACTCGCTGGAATCTCATACACCATGGTTGGAGAGGTGACAGGAACAGGTCAGCAAAGTGTCCAAAAAGAACAAATCAATATTATCGAGGCGATTGCCGCTGGCGGCGGAGTTCCCGTTACAGGGGATTTGACCGCAGTCAAAATTATACGCAATTATCCAGATGGAGTAAAAGTGCATAAACTGGACCTAACTGATCTGGACGTGGTGTATTCTCCTTATTACTACATTCAACCTAACGATATGATTGTGGTGGATCCTTTACCACAAAAAGTGATAGGAACTGGAACCACTGGTCTTTCTACATTTGGGACTATTGTCACGGTGCTTAGTGCTTTAGTGACCTCTATATTATTATTTACAAGGCTGTAG
- a CDS encoding GIY-YIG nuclease family protein has protein sequence MPRRSFHNYTVYFLSNKKDGVLYIGVTGGIEGRLRRHRLGDGSTFTKKYQAHKLVYFEDFQYVNDAIAREKQLKNWHRQWKINLIEAENPEWNDLSPERETS, from the coding sequence ATGCCTAGACGTTCCTTCCACAACTACACCGTGTACTTTCTCTCTAATAAAAAGGATGGTGTTTTATACATAGGTGTCACTGGTGGAATCGAAGGCCGCTTGAGACGCCATCGACTGGGTGATGGGTCAACTTTCACTAAGAAATATCAAGCTCATAAGCTGGTTTATTTTGAAGACTTTCAATATGTGAATGATGCTATTGCTAGGGAAAAACAGTTAAAGAACTGGCATCGGCAATGGAAGATCAATTTAATTGAAGCAGAAAACCCTGAGTGGAATGATCTAAGTCCTGAAAGGGAAACGAGTTGA
- a CDS encoding ABC-F family ATP-binding cassette domain-containing protein codes for MNYISVENVSRAFADKALFENVSLGINQGQKIGFVAKNGYGKTSLLNIIAGKEQPDSGSVNRRNDLRMAFLSQEPDLNQEQTIEEVILASDIPTIQIIARYEKAMENMDDADAYQKAFDQMESHNAWDFETKYKQILSKLKLDNLSQKVGKLSGGQKKRIAMAIALLSDPQLLIMDEPTNHLDLEMIEWLEEYFKQEDYTILMVTHDRYFLDRVCNEIIELDNGNLYTYKGNYSYYVEKKEERLEIEQTTQEKAQQLYKKELQWMRRQPKARTTKSKSRIDDFYTIKEAAFNRRQEHQVELEINMQRMGTKVVELHKISKSFGDKNLIENFDYNFQRGERVGIIGKNGTGKSTFLNIINGDLAPDTGKVTIGETVKIGYYTQSGINIKPGQKVIDVVKEYGEYIPLNKGKIISASQLLERFLFDNKKKHDFVEKLSGGERKRLYLCTILIQNPNFLILDEPTNDLDIPTLNVLENFLMDFPGCIVVVSHDRYFMDKIVDHLLVFNQSGEITDFPGNYSDFRAYVGTTDIALEKETVKAPEVKAAPKPEKKTAPAGISREDQKELSRLENKIKQLEVDRKKLQDSFLDESIDPETMTENSIKLGAVKEELEEKEMEWLELTERLGV; via the coding sequence ATGAATTATATAAGTGTTGAAAATGTATCAAGAGCCTTTGCTGACAAAGCGCTTTTTGAAAATGTATCGCTGGGTATCAACCAAGGTCAAAAGATCGGTTTTGTAGCTAAAAACGGGTACGGTAAAACCTCGCTGCTCAACATTATTGCGGGAAAAGAACAACCCGACTCGGGTAGTGTGAACCGTCGTAATGATTTACGCATGGCTTTCCTTTCCCAAGAACCTGATTTGAATCAGGAGCAAACTATTGAAGAAGTGATTCTTGCTTCTGATATTCCTACCATCCAAATCATCGCTCGTTATGAAAAGGCGATGGAAAACATGGACGATGCAGATGCGTATCAGAAAGCTTTTGACCAGATGGAATCGCATAACGCTTGGGATTTTGAAACCAAATACAAACAGATTCTTTCTAAATTAAAACTGGACAATCTGTCTCAGAAGGTTGGTAAATTAAGTGGTGGCCAGAAAAAGCGTATCGCCATGGCGATTGCCTTGTTGTCTGATCCACAGCTGTTGATCATGGATGAACCTACCAACCACCTGGATCTGGAGATGATAGAATGGCTGGAAGAATATTTCAAGCAAGAAGATTATACCATTTTGATGGTGACGCACGATAGATATTTCTTGGATCGTGTGTGTAATGAAATTATAGAACTGGACAATGGGAATCTATATACCTACAAAGGGAACTACTCTTATTATGTGGAGAAAAAAGAGGAGCGCTTAGAGATTGAGCAAACCACTCAAGAGAAAGCGCAACAGTTGTATAAAAAAGAATTGCAATGGATGCGTCGCCAGCCGAAAGCGCGAACGACAAAGTCTAAATCTAGAATTGACGATTTCTACACGATCAAGGAAGCGGCGTTTAACAGACGTCAAGAGCACCAAGTAGAGCTAGAGATCAATATGCAGCGCATGGGAACTAAAGTGGTGGAACTACACAAGATTTCAAAATCCTTTGGTGACAAGAATTTGATTGAAAACTTCGACTACAACTTCCAGCGTGGCGAGCGTGTGGGAATCATAGGTAAAAATGGTACTGGGAAATCTACTTTCTTAAACATCATCAATGGCGACCTTGCTCCAGATACTGGTAAAGTAACCATAGGAGAAACCGTAAAAATAGGCTACTACACCCAGAGTGGTATCAATATCAAACCTGGTCAAAAAGTGATTGATGTAGTGAAAGAATACGGCGAATACATCCCGCTCAACAAAGGTAAAATCATAAGCGCGAGCCAATTGCTGGAACGCTTCCTTTTTGACAACAAAAAGAAACATGATTTTGTAGAAAAGTTAAGCGGTGGGGAACGAAAACGATTATACCTGTGTACGATCTTGATTCAGAATCCTAATTTCTTAATTCTTGATGAGCCTACCAATGACCTGGACATTCCTACCTTAAACGTTCTGGAAAATTTCTTGATGGATTTCCCAGGATGTATCGTGGTGGTAAGTCACGACCGTTACTTCATGGATAAGATTGTAGATCACTTATTAGTCTTTAATCAGTCTGGTGAAATCACCGATTTCCCTGGAAACTATTCTGACTTTAGGGCTTACGTTGGGACCACTGATATTGCTCTGGAAAAAGAGACCGTCAAGGCTCCCGAAGTCAAAGCAGCCCCAAAACCTGAGAAAAAAACAGCTCCTGCAGGAATCTCTCGAGAAGATCAAAAAGAGCTTTCCCGATTGGAAAATAAAATTAAGCAGCTAGAAGTCGATCGTAAAAAGCTTCAAGACAGCTTTCTTGATGAATCCATAGATCCAGAAACCATGACTGAGAACAGCATCAAACTGGGAGCGGTAAAGGAAGAACTGGAAGAGAAAGAAATGGAATGGCTGGAGTTGACGGAGCGGTTGGGTGTTTAG
- a CDS encoding ABC transporter permease, whose translation MKEEEWLYEIKPKGSLIQLNFKEIWQYRDLLVLFVKRDIVTVYKQTILGPLWYLIQPLFTSVIFTLVFNGFGDIQTGSINPFLFNLAGITMWNYFRDCLTGTSNTFTANAGIFGKVYFPRVVVPMSVTFSNVFKFGIQLFIFIVFYFYFAYNGGAGTPNIYFLLLPAYILIMALTGLGLGMMISSATTKYRDLSVLVGFGVQLLMYVSAVPYSLSEIKNSDKGWVNQVLPFIEWNPLTQIIEGFRFMTLGLGEFSWPMFFYTFIISVVFFLVGLMVFNRTERSFIDTV comes from the coding sequence ATGAAAGAAGAAGAGTGGTTGTATGAGATAAAGCCGAAGGGCAGCTTGATCCAGCTTAATTTTAAAGAGATCTGGCAGTACCGTGATTTGTTGGTGCTGTTCGTCAAGCGTGATATAGTTACTGTTTACAAGCAGACCATACTAGGGCCGTTGTGGTATTTGATTCAACCCTTGTTTACTAGTGTGATTTTTACCTTGGTTTTTAATGGGTTTGGGGATATTCAAACCGGTTCCATCAATCCATTTCTTTTTAATCTTGCAGGGATTACCATGTGGAATTATTTCAGGGATTGTCTTACAGGAACCAGCAATACCTTTACTGCGAATGCAGGTATTTTTGGGAAGGTATATTTTCCAAGGGTCGTCGTTCCTATGAGTGTGACCTTTTCAAATGTCTTTAAGTTTGGAATACAACTATTTATCTTTATCGTGTTCTATTTCTATTTTGCATACAATGGCGGTGCGGGAACACCTAATATATACTTTTTGCTGCTTCCAGCTTATATTCTGATTATGGCATTGACCGGTTTGGGATTGGGAATGATGATTAGTTCTGCAACAACGAAATATAGAGACTTAAGCGTTTTAGTAGGTTTTGGAGTACAACTATTAATGTATGTGAGTGCTGTTCCTTACTCGTTAAGCGAGATTAAGAATTCTGATAAAGGCTGGGTCAACCAAGTATTACCATTTATTGAATGGAATCCTCTGACACAAATCATAGAAGGGTTTCGATTTATGACTTTGGGGTTGGGAGAGTTTAGTTGGCCCATGTTTTTTTATACTTTTATTATTAGTGTTGTATTTTTTCTTGTTGGTTTGATGGTGTTTAATAGAACAGAACGTTCGTTTATTGATACGGTGTAA
- a CDS encoding polysaccharide biosynthesis tyrosine autokinase — protein MEEEKEVNALSGMFDVKQFLQKLIGLWWLFLLCLVIGLSYAYYKNQFIQTYYNIGAMISIKDNTNPLFTNNQSLTFNWGGTTDKVTTAITQFKSRSHAENVVDRLQYYVGYIKEGDYFNIDAYKKTPFFVYIDTTQAQLYQQPIRITVLDQERFELSANFAAATASGFDYGAKEPVRVQVPQGAWKQQFQFGESIALPFFKGTIERTAENTATGEWVIRLENYWGTVMKYKGISVSQQPDGSSILALSLEGLNKQRLIDYINTSSEVLVTEELRKKNKFAVSTIAYIDSSLQTQSALLKESESELESFRDNSQLIDVSAQNAGFNEKLTSFEIQKRDLLNRLNYYENLESYLKRRSDYTSIQAPSVVGISEGSIGEYVGSLVQLSEERKRKEFTLKPDAPVFRELDRSIDALKVVIYENITSSTALLNNELGVINREINKLESQIKRLPKEQQEFLKIQRQFDITQQAYNVFQAKRAEAELVKAANVSDVYIIDEAKDTGQGGSSKDSNINYLIALLIGIAIPVTVAFILTLLDTFIHTPKELEKLSPVPLIGVVGQMKHDNNLVVYEQPRSAIAESFRGLRSSLHFMYNPESQYGSRTIMVTSSVSGEGKTFTSINLATIFALSGKRTLLVGLDLRKPKIFDDFNIENTIGVSNYLVKDATLNEIIKSSGIENLDLILSGPVPPNPSELIMTARAGDMLEELRKAYDYIVLDTPPLGLVSDAMEISKHADASLYVVRQGYTKKGMLDIINDKYLKEELGNVSLLFNYFDDRARYGYGYGYGYGAYGNGYHENTPSKTAAYRLKKQIKKLFSLSRSKATKKSIPDNDPGLKRN, from the coding sequence ATGGAAGAAGAAAAAGAAGTGAACGCATTGTCTGGCATGTTTGATGTCAAGCAGTTTCTGCAAAAGCTCATCGGTTTGTGGTGGTTATTTTTGTTGTGCCTAGTGATAGGTTTAAGCTATGCGTATTACAAAAACCAATTTATTCAAACCTATTACAACATTGGTGCAATGATCAGCATCAAGGATAATACGAATCCGCTATTTACAAACAACCAAAGCTTAACTTTCAATTGGGGTGGAACAACAGATAAAGTAACCACAGCTATCACTCAGTTTAAATCTAGGTCACATGCAGAAAATGTCGTGGACCGCTTGCAGTATTACGTGGGCTACATTAAAGAAGGAGACTATTTCAATATAGACGCCTATAAGAAGACACCATTTTTTGTCTATATAGACACTACTCAAGCGCAGTTGTACCAGCAACCCATTCGCATTACCGTGTTGGATCAAGAACGTTTTGAATTGAGTGCGAATTTCGCCGCAGCAACCGCTAGCGGTTTTGACTACGGTGCCAAAGAACCAGTTCGAGTTCAGGTTCCTCAAGGAGCCTGGAAACAGCAATTTCAATTTGGGGAGTCTATAGCTTTGCCATTCTTCAAAGGAACCATCGAACGAACCGCAGAAAATACGGCAACGGGAGAGTGGGTGATACGATTGGAGAATTACTGGGGTACGGTCATGAAGTACAAGGGAATATCCGTGAGCCAACAACCGGACGGATCCTCTATACTGGCGTTAAGCTTAGAGGGACTTAACAAACAGCGTTTGATTGATTACATCAACACCAGTAGTGAGGTCTTAGTGACGGAGGAATTACGAAAGAAAAATAAATTTGCAGTAAGCACCATTGCTTATATCGATAGCAGCCTTCAAACACAAAGTGCCTTATTGAAGGAGTCAGAATCAGAACTGGAATCCTTTAGGGACAATAGTCAATTGATTGACGTGTCTGCACAGAATGCAGGTTTTAATGAAAAGTTGACCAGTTTTGAGATTCAAAAACGGGACTTGCTCAATCGGTTGAATTACTATGAAAATCTGGAATCCTACTTGAAGCGCAGGTCGGACTATACGTCGATTCAAGCTCCATCTGTAGTGGGAATTTCTGAAGGGAGTATAGGTGAATATGTGGGTTCTCTAGTACAATTGTCAGAGGAGCGCAAGCGTAAAGAATTTACATTAAAACCCGATGCTCCGGTATTTAGAGAACTGGACCGCAGCATTGATGCATTAAAAGTCGTGATTTATGAAAATATCACCAGCTCTACTGCGCTACTTAATAATGAATTAGGTGTCATTAATAGGGAAATCAATAAACTGGAATCCCAAATTAAACGATTACCAAAAGAGCAGCAAGAATTTTTAAAAATCCAACGCCAATTCGATATTACACAGCAGGCCTACAACGTTTTTCAAGCCAAAAGGGCAGAGGCAGAGCTTGTAAAAGCAGCAAACGTTTCAGATGTTTATATTATTGATGAGGCAAAGGATACAGGACAAGGAGGAAGTAGCAAGGATAGCAATATCAACTACTTAATAGCATTATTAATAGGTATTGCGATACCCGTAACGGTTGCTTTCATATTAACACTATTAGATACCTTCATCCACACCCCTAAAGAGCTGGAAAAATTGTCGCCAGTTCCACTGATAGGAGTGGTAGGTCAAATGAAGCATGACAATAATCTAGTGGTGTATGAGCAACCCAGATCTGCTATTGCAGAGTCGTTTAGAGGCTTACGATCCAGTCTGCATTTCATGTACAACCCAGAGTCGCAATACGGTTCGAGAACTATCATGGTGACCAGTAGCGTAAGTGGTGAGGGAAAAACATTTACCAGTATCAACCTAGCCACCATTTTTGCGCTAAGCGGAAAGCGAACTTTATTGGTAGGATTGGACCTCAGGAAGCCTAAAATATTCGATGATTTTAATATTGAGAATACGATTGGTGTGTCTAACTATCTAGTGAAGGATGCTACCCTTAATGAAATTATCAAGTCCTCTGGGATTGAGAACCTGGACTTGATTCTTTCAGGACCAGTACCTCCCAACCCTAGCGAACTGATCATGACTGCCCGTGCGGGAGATATGCTAGAAGAGTTGCGCAAGGCATACGATTATATTGTTTTAGATACACCTCCATTGGGCTTGGTATCCGACGCTATGGAAATTTCAAAACACGCAGATGCCTCCTTATATGTAGTACGACAGGGCTATACTAAAAAGGGAATGCTGGACATCATCAACGACAAATACCTAAAAGAGGAACTAGGCAACGTGAGTCTGTTGTTCAACTATTTTGATGACCGTGCAAGGTATGGCTATGGATACGGCTATGGGTATGGGGCTTACGGAAATGGGTATCATGAAAATACTCCGAGTAAGACAGCCGCATACCGATTGAAAAAACAAATTAAGAAATTGTTTTCGCTTTCAAGGAGCAAAGCGACGAAGAAGTCTATCCCGGACAACGATCCGGGACTAAAGCGGAATTAA
- a CDS encoding ABC transporter ATP-binding protein has product MSNIILKAENISKQYRLGLIGTGTISHDLNRWWSKIRGKEDPYLKVGAVNDRSSKATEDYVWALKDINFEVKRGEVLGIIGKNGAGKSTLLKILSRVTSPTTGSIKTKGRIASLLEVGTGFHPELTGRENIYLNGAILGMSKSEIHSKIDEIVEFSGCEMYIDTPTKRYSSGMTVRLAFAVAAFLEPDILVVDEVLAVGDAEFQKKAIGKMQDISQGEGRTVLFVSHNMAVVQKLCGRVILLENGAIKEVGDCVEVVASYLKKASLLSNIFSDTTEEDEVNKIRKIEVITSNKSFFQDQLSQLTIIFELKIVNRINDAALSFQIVDTLETPLVHLLILSKDQDFGKTTGTVMLKAIIPELALYPGIYTINAFLADNTIKKTYSRLIQVCGFEVVKTESRDYYWKKGSAIYNEKNTSWEIA; this is encoded by the coding sequence ATGAGCAATATCATTCTTAAAGCAGAAAATATAAGCAAGCAATACCGATTGGGATTGATCGGTACAGGAACTATATCGCATGATTTAAATCGCTGGTGGTCTAAGATTCGTGGTAAGGAGGATCCTTATCTCAAGGTTGGGGCTGTCAACGATCGCTCAAGTAAGGCTACGGAAGACTACGTCTGGGCATTAAAGGATATCAACTTTGAGGTAAAACGTGGTGAGGTACTGGGAATTATAGGAAAAAATGGAGCAGGAAAATCTACACTACTCAAAATCCTATCAAGAGTTACAAGCCCAACAACAGGAAGTATTAAGACCAAAGGACGTATCGCGAGCTTACTTGAAGTAGGAACTGGCTTTCACCCAGAGCTTACTGGACGGGAGAATATATATCTCAACGGTGCCATCTTGGGAATGTCCAAGTCAGAAATTCACTCAAAGATTGATGAGATCGTGGAATTCTCAGGATGTGAAATGTATATCGATACTCCCACTAAGCGTTATTCCAGCGGTATGACGGTACGATTGGCTTTTGCGGTGGCAGCATTTCTCGAACCAGATATTCTTGTGGTAGATGAGGTACTAGCCGTTGGGGATGCAGAGTTTCAGAAAAAGGCTATTGGTAAGATGCAGGATATATCGCAAGGTGAGGGTAGAACGGTGCTGTTTGTGAGTCATAATATGGCGGTCGTCCAAAAATTATGTGGTAGAGTAATACTTCTTGAGAATGGCGCGATAAAGGAGGTTGGTGATTGTGTAGAAGTTGTTGCTAGTTATCTAAAAAAAGCTTCTCTTTTATCAAATATTTTTTCTGATACAACGGAAGAAGATGAAGTAAATAAAATTAGAAAAATTGAGGTCATCACTAGCAATAAATCATTTTTCCAGGATCAGTTATCTCAACTCACCATCATATTTGAATTGAAAATAGTAAATCGTATTAACGATGCTGCATTATCCTTTCAAATTGTTGATACCTTGGAAACACCTCTTGTCCATTTACTTATATTGTCAAAAGACCAAGATTTTGGAAAAACTACGGGAACAGTCATGTTAAAAGCTATAATACCAGAATTAGCACTTTATCCAGGCATTTATACGATAAATGCATTTCTAGCAGATAATACTATTAAAAAAACTTATTCCAGATTGATTCAGGTGTGTGGTTTTGAGGTTGTAAAAACAGAAAGCCGGGATTACTACTGGAAAAAGGGGTCTGCAATTTATAACGAGAAAAATACGAGCTGGGAAATTGCTTAA